A part of Methanohalobium evestigatum Z-7303 genomic DNA contains:
- the iscB gene encoding RNA-guided endonuclease IscB, translating into MHVYVLSKNKKPLMPTRPAKARRLLKSGKAKVVRRTPFSIKLLYETTEYTQPVIAGMDSGSKYIGCAAVANDEVMYQSEIKLRDDVSKKMKDRADHRMNRRYRKTRYRKPRFNNRGNSKKENRIAPSIKSKVQSHERERRFVESILPVKKWIVETTSFDIHKITNPNVSGTGYQNGDLKGYYNIRIYVLHRDDYTCQKCKNKSKDPKLECHHIIFRSKGGTDRPNNLITLCETCHSKLHKGEFSINKNPSNTKHPTEMGIVRSQIRKLNWKFQETFGYITKYKREQKLKLEKTHYNDAVAICCDENNPNLQLSNVVYYKKHVNKGDYQQTKGVKSEKKIPTGKLHGLKKFDFIETPYVSGFVKGKRTSGNFSIMDIFGNTSKKNPNVKKNCRRISARCTTLTQQIQI; encoded by the coding sequence ATGCATGTTTATGTATTAAGCAAAAATAAGAAACCGTTAATGCCCACAAGACCTGCTAAAGCCAGAAGATTGCTGAAATCTGGTAAAGCCAAGGTCGTCAGAAGAACTCCATTCTCTATCAAACTACTCTACGAAACAACTGAGTACACCCAGCCAGTAATTGCCGGAATGGATTCCGGTTCTAAATACATCGGATGTGCAGCTGTTGCTAACGACGAAGTCATGTACCAGTCAGAAATCAAATTGAGAGATGATGTATCCAAAAAGATGAAAGATAGAGCTGATCACAGGATGAACAGAAGATACAGAAAGACAAGATACAGAAAGCCGAGATTCAACAACAGAGGTAACTCCAAGAAAGAAAACAGGATTGCACCATCCATCAAGAGCAAAGTGCAGTCCCACGAAAGAGAAAGAAGATTCGTTGAATCCATCCTACCTGTCAAGAAATGGATAGTAGAAACTACTTCATTTGACATACACAAAATCACGAATCCAAATGTTTCTGGTACAGGTTACCAGAATGGTGACCTGAAAGGATACTACAACATTAGAATCTATGTATTGCACAGAGATGACTATACCTGTCAAAAATGCAAGAACAAATCAAAAGATCCGAAATTAGAATGTCACCACATCATATTCAGAAGTAAAGGTGGTACTGACAGACCTAACAATCTAATCACTCTCTGCGAAACCTGTCACAGCAAACTGCACAAGGGTGAGTTCAGTATAAACAAAAATCCATCTAACACGAAACACCCGACTGAGATGGGTATTGTCAGGTCGCAGATAAGAAAGCTTAATTGGAAGTTTCAGGAAACTTTCGGGTACATAACCAAGTACAAGAGAGAACAGAAACTAAAACTGGAAAAAACCCACTACAACGATGCAGTAGCAATCTGCTGTGATGAGAATAACCCGAATTTACAACTATCTAATGTAGTGTATTATAAAAAACACGTCAATAAAGGTGACTATCAGCAAACTAAAGGTGTTAAATCCGAGAAGAAAATCCCAACAGGAAAACTCCACGGATTGAAGAAATTCGATTTCATCGAAACTCCATATGTTTCCGGATTCGTCAAAGGGAAAAGAACATCAGGTAACTTCAGCATCATGGATATATTCGGAAATACTTCCAAGAAAAACCCAAACGTTAAGAAAAACTGCAGGAGAATCTCAGCAAGATGCACAACACTAACCCAACAAATACAGATTTAA